A window of Daucus carota subsp. sativus chromosome 2, DH1 v3.0, whole genome shotgun sequence genomic DNA:
TTATGTATCAAAAAATTGGGATTTTTAGTACGGGGACCTAGCTAACTAAGTCATAAACGGCCTATAGTTCGGTGACGaatgaattaattttccctGTAAATTATTTgtctagcaaaaaaaaaaaaaaagaggaaagaCTTCCAAAGGGGAAAGCCCCACTTTATACTTCAGCCTTAATCTGATAATTTCTTCAGTTTTCAAAGTCTGTCACCCCAAATGGCAATTACGGTTACCTAAGTAGCAAAACAAGGTTATTGCTAACTAAAATCTCTGAACACCTCCAAATTAGATGATTTAAACAATATAAATTGAACAAATTGAAAGGTTCGGATTTACCTCAAGCGATTAACTTGCATCCTCCCGGTCGTATACTGTTGCAGCTGGCAAAGTTTTGAATGATGCTGATGGAACAGAACTGAGTTCAAAACTAACAAGCATTGGCCCAAATATATTGAATAGGCCAGCACTACTTAGAGCAACTTTAGCGTCAGAACACCTCTTATAAACCACCTTTGCACAACTATTTTCCATGTCAATCTCTGTTTCATGTTCCATTAGTGGGCCGAAACGTCTGAATATTTTGTTAAGATCAATTTCAGATGGTACAAATTTCCCCTCGCTAAATTTTAGTATAAGTTCTGTTGGTGTGCAATCTGGGCTCCTGACGTCCGCATGATCTTCTACTGGTTTGTCTGATACCATTACCTGCTTCCCTCTAGAAAACGGCTTCCAAAATTTCCTGCCAGATTTTACAGGTTTATCTGCTTCAGATGGCACTAGCTGACTTCTAGCTTCTCCATACTGAGCAGCATCACACATTTGCTCTTCATCTGCCTCATTAGCCATTAGCGGATTTTCAGCTTCTCCATTCTGACCTCTATAAAGTATTTGATCTTTATCGTAGTTCAGTACTATTATGTCAGTCCAGTATGAATCATATGTATTATCAAATTCAAAGTCTTCAGGGGAGTTAATATTTGATTGAGGTGCCTTATTCTTCTCACTCAGCATCTCATTCATCCTTGCAACAGCTTCAGTTTGGTGATCCCCATATTTAGAATTAACACAAGTTGCGCCAGTATCAGTTTCCACAGAAGTGCTCTGAACAGTTTCTAAACAAGTTGATTCTGCATCAAAAGCAATATCATGCGCAACCTGATCCCTACCATTTAAACCTCTATCTTTCACCTCCATAGATATCTCCATATCCGAATTACTTCTAAACCCATATCCAGTACTTGCATTTGACGACGCATCTTTATTCATAAATCCCATTTGCAAAGCCAAACCATCACAACTTTCCACCATTTTATCCCCACTCAAACCACAATCCCTTTTCTCCCGAATCACCTCGGTCTCTCCACTAGACAATCCAGCAGCTACCACAAAATTCCCACCACTAATCTCACTACCACAACTCAAAGCCTCAGACAGAGTCATCATTTCACACCCCTTACCACCATTTCCCCTCACCTCCTCGCGCCCACCCAAACGATTCTCATTCCCACTGGCCATCACCGCATCCCGTCTTTCCACCCCCACATTCTCCAAAAACACAACATCCTCAGTAACTCCATAATCCTCCACACCAACCCCCTCATCCACAAAATCAGCACCCCCCACATTCCCCTCAAACCCGAAAACCCCGCCATCTCCCCAACTCATCTCATTCCCACCATCCCCATCAACAATCACATCAGACCCCACAATCTCCACCATAATCTCATCAGCCCCAAACCCTGAATTCCCTTCAAAACCACTTTCACCAGAATCTAAAACCCTAGACACACTCCCCAAACCACCAGGCTCACCCATTCCAACACCGCCTACACAAAATCAaccaaacacatatataatcttACTACATcaacacaaacaaaacaaaataaaatcatacaaacaataaaacaaataatcaaGGTGGTGCAAGATGTAAGCGAAATGATGATGCATATGAGCGTACCTTGGAGCATGAAAGACCAGGATTACCACGGGTTCAGTGAGTGACTCGGTGTCAACTCGGTCGTGAGTGAGTCACAGACTCTGAGGCGCAGCTTTTTTCAACAATTTGATTTTGGACAGATGAGACTAGGTGGCGCTTTGGAACTGCATTGGATTTCGAGCTTTTTATACTCCCAGGTTTTAACGTGTTTTGTGGGATCCTCAAAATTATGTGAAAAACATGATACTCGTaggaatatattttgattttttaattatattaaatatctgAAATTTGAATtctattcatgatttattaaaCTAAACATTAATAAATAGCTGAGGCCAGGTTTAAGTTTTGATTATTGCAATacttcattaaaattaaaaactatatatttaattttaaataatatatttatttattactaaaaaatgtatatttccCGCAATTTTTTGACAGTTTAGGTTAGGGTTGGGTGAAACAGGAGAGCAGATACGAGacttgtgttctttagaatACAAATGTAACGGTAACCTCATTCAATAAAGTACAATCTTGACAGACTTAGAAATACTTTCGCGCCAAGTCATTGAATCCTACGTTCCTCATGTTTGAGCACGGTCTTTTCTCGGAAAAGCGGTTAATAAGCTTGTTAGAGAATTTAAATTAAGCAAAACCTAGGGTCATATTCCCGCCATATTACAGAACCATCCGCAATCTCTTGGCTGCATACGGACATAAGCTCATTCAGTTATTTCGTTATATTGTAAGAAAAACATACAACTCACTCCAGATTTTATATTCCGTATACtaacaaatatttcaataatggatattatatttaaattatcaatttaaaaaataacaaatatttaaattttaaatcatattattaatatatattaaatattttcatctataagaaaaataatttttgtgtaCTGAATATTTTTTCAAGTTACTGTaactaaatttgttatttaatattttggtgCATTACAGTTGGGGAATGAAATATCATATTTCtttcaattatattaaattctttATAAGCacttttcacaaaaaaaaaaagaagaaggtaAACAAGCTGCCTATTGATATTTtctgatatataaataattcagaCCAATTCTATAATGGAACTACATATATTTAGAAATCGCTTAGGTGATTAATTCAAATACACTAGAATGCATAATTAGCAAGGTATTATATTGTTCACacttattaatattacatatgcatattataaaaattatagaatttacTAATAAATGATTCAGTTTTTTCCAGAAAGCACATATTTAGTTGTGATTGGTTGAAGTCAATATCCGAGTTGAGGTTatgttccagagagaaccattagcaTCAGGAGAGAACCTTAGAATCATtatcttattttaaatattagttaGGATTTTGCGGCAGAACCgcacatgaaaaaaatatgtcctatttatgtattatattttgaaattacttttgaacatacacaacgatgcaaaaaaatatgtatttaaatttagatcttgaaaatttatgaaaaatataaaattatgcaaACAGAACTTtagtgattttataattttattttaaatattaattgattctattttaaacgCGACCCATGGTTAAGTCATATTAAGTGACCTCTTATCTCAACCTTTACGGTTATAACATCAACTTCACAAGCACATGAGTGCAAATTGCTTATTAAATCTACCTTTTTGCAGGTAAGCCATTAACAATGCTGTACATGAGAGAGGCCCAAAACTAAAACCAACAAGCTAGTTTTCAAATGTTAACATCAAAGGACAGTCCAACTCTCCGAGAGAATGTTTCTCcgagtttaaattaaaaatattaattcatgtAATAAGTAGAAATCAACAAACTAGAAATaagtcaaaaattaatttaaagtcAGAAATTAGTTTGGGATATTTTTTTAGTGActtatttttctgaattatttttttaataaaaattactcatatATCCTAAATTAgccataaataattttttatatttattattatatttttaataatccaTCAAATTTAtctaacaaattattttaacttaCAGCTTATCTCATTAAATCACATTAAGTCAGTAAGTTACAATTTTAACCTCAGCCAAACCGGCACTATACGTCGCTGGCTGTTAGAGCGTGACTATACCCTGGCCTTGAAGTAGCTATGCGGCTAATCACGTACATAGGCAACCACCAAGTATTTGATAGTGAATATATGCATACAGTTGTCAAATGAATGAGGAGGTTTCTCGACACAATAACTACTCCACTAGATTCAAACAGAGGACTACACTTCAACAACTTGGGTTCCTCTGCTTATCAAGGGTGAATGGATGATGCATTATTCACCACATTTTGAACAGACAGATCTACTTTAACAATGTGGCCTTCCATAGCCAGACACAAAAGAGTAAAAGCATTAGATGCAATTACTAGAACCATATGAACACTAGATATACACAAGACACAAGAATAAAATTCCTAAGTCTGTCTCACTTTAAACGCATAAATGATACAGAGCTGTGTCACTTTAAACACATATAATCCATATTTTTAGTAGTAGTATCACCTAGTTGATTGTATGATTTATATCTTACCGATGCAGAGCGCTGAAACGTTGGTCATCTGGCTGCAGTAGCCGCTACAACTCTAAAGTGCAAATATACCCCAAGCACAAGGATACAATATGCAGATAACTCTGactcatatactatatactgcTTATTTTGATAACAATATCAGTGACATTGAGTTTTGTCAGACTATCCCTCTTGCGAAATACAGTATTCTCTGACTCGAAGTGTAAGCTATTTTTTTCACCCCCTTTTGGCAAATTATCCTTTGCATGAGAAACGATGAGCTCCTTTGACTTCTACAGGTTTGTCAACACTCCAATctaattaaaaacatataagCCAGTAAAGACTTCCTACAAGATCATTCTTCTCCTTTCCCTGACACCCAAAAATTACaacagaaaataataaaataaaataataacatgAACTCACTATATCTGAGACAAACAAAGGAACCAAGAAATAAATTCTGCAGTGATACAAGATATGATTTTTTGAAATGTTAGATGGTTTAACATGAGCagcaattcaaatatataacagATCACAACATCATATGCCAAAATGAAATGACAAATCAAATCTTACAAGGACAAAAACCTCGGTAACTGGCTATCAATACTGAGTCAACTGAGTCCTAACTAAAATACATGACCTTTGTGGTTATAGTAAGTGATAAAATACATTATGGCCATGATACAGGGTATCACTAGACTTCATTGATCTTCTTCATACAGAGATTAACAAATAGACTGGTACCTCCATCTCATCCACTATGAGCACTTGTGCAGCTCACACTACCTGGTCCCGCTGGCCCCTCTCAACTATAAAAAAAGCAcctattattataaaatatcagtACAGATAGCTACAAGTTATAGTAAATAAGAAAAGATTGTGGTTCTGGTGAGaaaaaataatcttaaataatataagattaaaaaaaataattcagatTGACAAGTTTGGATTTACTCATCAGGTGATTGCAACAAATTACAACAGTGCGAGGTGGATCACATGAAAAAAGAGATCTTTATGGAAAGCTTTTAACCCAAACCAATCGATATATCTCTAGCAGGTATTAGAATGACACGTGTAGATTAGTAGTACTGACCAAGTTCAATAGTTGACATTTGAACAATTttacttagagcaagtccactGCAATGCTATACTTAGGTCTATTGCTATATTACAGCACGAAATGCAAAAGCACCCTCAATGGGGTTTCATAATTTGATTCAAGTAGGCATAACTGCATCCTAGGTTCTATATTTCAAACCTAGGATGGATCTATCCATCCTTGCCACATCATCCATAAGACCATAACTAAAATTGGAGGAGAAGAgttaaataataattgcattgtACATCTCCAAGGACCAAAAACATATTGAATTAGGTTAAAGTTAAAGAGTTATTTAAATTCGGAAACTAGTTATGAAACCAGCATTGGAgtgcaacttttttttttttagcgcCAAAAAGCACTTTATCATGTTATATTTTGCATCATTGGAGTGCAAATTTTTTTGAGCGCCAAAAAGCACTTTATCATTtttgcatctagcattggacttgctcttaggccCAGCAAGTAGATAGTAAATCTTGTCTTAATGTCGTATCTGTGCACAAGGTTCAGTACATATTTccctagaaactaaaaaagaaGGAAGAGATTAATGAGGAGGAGAAGGACGGGCAAGATACTGACATGCAAGTTGTAACCATAATCTTATGTCATATGTCCAGTTTATGTCAATTATCTTTTTGCTACACCTCAAACACAGGAAATGATGCCAGAACCTATGTTTGAGGTCCTTTTCAGAAGCCATAAAATTCACAGAACCACTACTTCGTAAATCTAACCATACTCTTGACTGGGTTGTAAGACCAAAAGCTCTTGGGATAATTGTGCACTAAAAAACAGAAGAGCCTCTCTGTAACCTTATTAAACTAAGCAAGTGACATAATAGCTTGAACTAAAACTTTGTGAGTAAATTAAGATTTGATAATCATGTAAACAAAAGATCTCATTTCAACAAATCACTCAAGGGATAGGTGCCCTATGCATTAGCGTGCTGAAATAGATTAAGGAATTTGGAATAGACAGGGCAGTACACAGGTGGCTTTAAATACCAACACCGGTTAAATTTAGAAAAcaattaatattttacataataAGGGAACTTACCTAAATAAATGAACTTGCATTAAGCTCGCCTTCTAATGCTGCAACTGGCAAAGGTTTATATGGTGCTGATGGCACATAGCTGAGCTCGTATTTAACATGCATTGGCCCAAATATATTGAAATTCCCAGCACTACTTAAAGCAACTTCTGCATCAGAAGACCTCTTATAGACGACCCTCGCACGTCTGGTTTCCCTGTCAACCTCAGTTTCACATTCCCGCAATGGGCCAAAGCGCCTGAGTATTTTATTAAGATTCAGTTCTGTAGGAAGAGAATGTCCCTCGGAGAAGTTAAGTATGAGTTCTGTGGGTGAGCAATCTTGTTTCTTATCAATTTGTTCTGCTATGGGTTCCTCTGCTACCACTAGATGCTCCCCATTAGAAAATTGCTTTCTCGATCTACGACTGGATTTTACGGGTTTATCAGCCTGGTGAAGCAATAACTGATAATCAGCTTCTCCATTCTGGGCATTATTTAGCAGTTCGTCCTCACCATAGTTTTGTACTATTCTATCTGTCCAGTAGGAATCATTCACATCATCGAATTCAAATTCTTCAGGAGAGTTCAAAATTGACTGGGGTGCTTTTTTCTTTCTACCACCTCTTCCTGTAGATAAGTTCCGCATTCTAGAGTTCTGGCCTGAAGCAACTGAATGTCGAAAACCAGTGAAAAAAGTAGTAATGTTTTTTAAGAAGCTGTAGCCTTTTATAGGATCCTGTGCTGCCAAGTGAAGTtgggaaagagtctcagctaaAGATGAGTGCTCTGGTGAAAGCATCGTCCTCTCTTTTTGGGAGTTCACAGGAATCTGCGAAGTGTCGTCTAACCCTAAATGTTGCCCAACACTATCATCAACCTTAAGAAACTTTTCACTGTTAGACTTCACAAGTGATGGAGATGCGGTCAGTTGACTTGCCGCCCTACGAATGCACTCACCAATCTTAAATGATGGCTTAGGACTTTGAGATGCAGTGGTAGACACTTTGGCAGCATAATAACTCTGTCTTTTATCTGACCCTTCAGTGAGAGAATTTTGAGCCTTTCTCTTTATTCCGGCAGATGTTGCAAAAGACTTATCTGTGATATTGCTGTTGAACTCATCGTCAACATCTGAGGAGTGTGGCTTATCCTCTATCAAATCAGACATGcttctctctttctttcttgGGGGTAGACTGTCAACAAAATCATGACTGCGTTTGCTACTGAAGTTGTTTTCACTTATAATTTGGTTAACATGCTGCTGAATTCCATCAGTATTTGCATCCTTCTCCAGCAAACCCCCATATGACTGGAACTCAGGCAGGGGGCACTGTCCCTTGAAACGAGAGAAAGCCGATAATTGAGCCTTTGATATCACAAGCTGTAATAGGACATCACTGCCAGCAGCTGGGAGAACAGCTAACGATCTTATATGCTCCAAAAGTTCCTTAGGCTCAAAACAAGAAGCGGCAGAAGATTCATCTACACCATATCTTATTGCAGCTTCTTGATGAATCCCTGCATTCTCCAGACTTTGAGATTCAATACCAGCCAAGGATTTTTTCGGTATGCAAGAGCAGGCAAGTCCCAACTCCACCCGTCGAGAAACCTCTGCTAGCGCACAGCTAACTGCATGTTGAAATGCTTCAGAATTGCTTTGTTCCTTTATTAGAGAAAAATGTGTCCTGAATGGCCTCAGCCAAGATGCATCATTCCACGCAAAAGTTCGATCTCCGAAGTATGACACTAAGAAGCAGTCCTTTTTATGATGTTTCATTGCCTTCTCTGATGCATCGGAAGGATTGCATATCTGCCCAGGCCACCAAGGATGGCTCCTGACTTTCCCCCAGACCAAATCAGAAGCTGAGAACTCACCTTCATTTTCTGGTGGTAGCAGATAATGAGAGTGGCAATCACTAAATAAGCTCCCATCCCCTGGAGACATCTGTTCAGGAAATTTCTCATCAAAAGCATCTGACTGTTCAAAATCCATAGCCTTGTCTAGACCATCTGTTTCTTCCATCTTACTTGCATCGGCCTGATTTTCATCATTATATTCTTCTTCGACTTCCAAAATGTGATCTTGACCTGAAGTACCCTCAACAAAATTGCCGGTTGAAGTTGCATCCAAGAACTTTGGAATCGGCAAATCAGAATCTCCTTCAGTTTCTTGAACACCGGAGTCTATACAATCCGTCAcatgtttgttaattttttcttcatttaTAGGTACATCGCCATCTTTTCTAGAAGGATCAAACTTTAAACCTCGAATATCTTCTGAACCGAAAATGGCATCCATAGCAGTTGTTGAAACTTCCATATTTGAATCTGCAACATTTATGCTCATCATTGTTGCCTCAGTATCGTGGTTTTCTTGGCTTGAGGATATAGGATATGTGTGTATACCGACATCAATTTCTGAGTTATTACCAGCCATTACTCCCTCAATACAACCGCTTAAGGTGTGGTTCGAAGCATCAGCCACTGATCCATTTTCTTTAGAATCGATTGCCTCCTTAAAACCATCCCCGGAAACATTTGTTCCGAGGATGTCAAATTGTTCAACATTTTTCCCAGTATCTGAACAAATAGTTTCATGCCTGTCAATATTTGCTATAGGATTTACTAGCAAGCTATCATTCAAAATCAGCTGGGTGTCAGCTAGGATTTGCTTACCACCTGACTCCGGATCTGAGCAGACAGCAATATCACTTCTGGAGCTCCCATGCAAAGGCTCAGCCTTTAGCTCTTTCTCTCTTCTGCATTCAGCATTCTCAACTAATATTTCCTCACTCGCAGTTGTCAAAAATTTGTGATCTCCAAATTTGACATCTCCATCAGAATTTAGAATCTTGTCATCAATAGCTTCAGTAACACCTGCAACTATTCCAGAACGCTCAATGGTGGATACCAAATCTATAGAAGTTTGAGTGCCTTCATCAATATCAAACTCACCCTCAATCAGCCCTGTCCTCATGGCAGTCTCGCCACTTCTATCTGAAGTATCCATATCATCTAAAACATGTGCATCAGTTGCTTCATTACCCAACAAACCAATATTCGGCATCATCTGATTCTCAAGAGCTTTACCCAATGGTTTCACAGCTTCTTCTGCACCATCCTCATTAGCTACGGAAGTAAGGGTTTCGGCAGCACCGCTAGTATCTGCATTGTAGGACCCAGTAACCAACAATTTATCGCCTGCACTAACTTCATCAGTACCATTTTCAGCAACCGCATGTATACCACTCTCCAATCCCCAGCTTACATCATCCCTGTCAATTACATTTTCACCTCTTCCAAAAGCATTCTCAATAGGTGCAATTTTTGGATTTTCATCGATGACTTTACTGGAACAATTCATAGTATCCACCTGTATATCAGTATTTTCGCAGGAAGATGTGACAGTCAATTTACAGCTCCCAGCATTCCTTTCCGTTACTTCTTCACATTTTCTAGAATTCTCATTCGTCACAACTTCCACATCCTCTTCGGCAACTTTAGTATCGGAATCCATAGCATCCCCATGCATATGACCATCTTCACAAGCGGACGGGGTAGCCAACACAGAGCTCACATCACCCCTAACAGTCACTTCTTCGTCTCTTTTCAAACCACTCTCGCTCCCCGGAACCTTCATATCCTCCTCGATAACACCTTCAATCAACCCTGTTCTCTTGGCAGTCCCTACACTTTTGTCTGAAGAAACTATATCATATAAAACATGTGCATCCGATGCTTCGTCACCTAAAACACCAATAACTGGCTTCATCAGCTGATTCTCaagaacttcaactgaagatttTACAGCTTCTGCTCTATCCTCATTTACTACAGAATCAAGTTCTTCTGCAATGTGGGTGCTTACACTGGAGGACTCAGTAACCACCAAAGTTTCTCCTGCACCAACTTCATCAGCACCATTTACAGCTTCCCTGGGAATGGAACTATCTTCTTCAGCAGATGTAGTAGCCAATTTACAGCTCACCTCATCCCTTTCAATCACAATTTCACCTCTTCCTAATGACTCCTCATTAGCCGCAACCTTCACATCCTCTTCAATAACATAACTATGCATATTAATATCTTCACCAGCAGACGATATAGCCATTTCACAGCTCACACCATCCCTTTCAGTCACTTCTACATATTTGAGAGAATCCTCATCTACCACAACTTTTACATCCTCTTTGGCAACTTTAGTATCACACTTCATAGCATCCCCGTGCATATCACTGCCATCAAGATCAGTCAGTGTAGCCAATTCGCAGGTCACACAATCCCTTTCAGTCACTTCGCCacatttcttagaatcctcatCCACCACAACTTTCACATCCTCTTCGACAACTTTAGTATTAGACTTCATAGCATCCCCATGCATATCACTATCTTCATGAGCAGACAGTGTAGCCAATTCACAGCTCACACGATCGCTTTCAGTCACTTCACCATAGTTCTTAGAATCCTCATTCATCACAACTTTCACATCCTCTTCGACGACTTTAGTATCACAGTTCATAGCATCACCATGCATATCACTATCTTCACAAGGAAACGGGACAGTCGATTCGCAGCTAACACCCTCCCTTTCAGTCAATTCTTCACCTCTTTCTAAACCACTCTCACTCACCGCAACCTTCACATTCTCCTCTACAACAACCTCTTTTGCCACAATACCAACTTCCTCCATAACGACATCCTCACTCACAACCCCATCGCCCTCAAAAACCTTATCACCCGATGATCCCGCAATTTCCCCTAACTCCTCAACCCCATCTCCCCTTCCCTGATCATCGACAAACCCATCTCCCTGAACCCCCAATTCGCCATTTCCACCAACCCCAACTCCACTAACACCGTCGAAAAACACATCAGAACCAACTAACCCCACCATTAACTCCCCACTCTCATCACCCCCACAACCCAACTTCTCCTCATCTAGGGTTTCACCAGCTACTAAAACAGTAGCATTCCCACTAGATTCACTAACCCTAGAAACTcccacatcatcatcatgtttATCCATTTTCAGAATCTGAACAAAATCCAATTCATACAAATACAATTACACTACAACGACTACAACAATTCATAAATACCCAATTACAAAACCAACTTAAACAATCAAGAACAGCAAGAAAATTGAAGTTAATCAGGTGCGAGAACACAAAAGTAAagtaaagattgaatctttagGGTACCTGATTAAGATTATTGAGTTGATTGAGATGAAAGATTAGATTTTGAGGAGTTTCGAAGGAAGAACAGTAGAAGTGAGTTTGGTTCGGGGGAAAGATTTTGGGCGTGTTCGCTTGGGGAGATCTAAAAGGGGTGAAAAGAATATACACGTGTTCGAACTTAGGCGGTAGAATTGGGGAAGTACAATAAATTTCTACACAACTTCTTCAAGGTTCAAAACCTTGGTCAAGTTAAAAGTTGCACTTAGGAGTAAATTATAGTGCCTCTGTTGAGTTATGtcaaaacatttttttgaaagataatgaaaattttataatttatttgaattttgttttaaggattttgtgtgtgttttagtCTAATTTAATGTTGGAACGTTAGATATGAATTTTTTGATCGGCTTGTTTCTAATTGTCGAGAAGAAAGAAGTACCCTGTTTGAAAATGAACGGTAGGTTTTCACGATTTTGATTCgacaataaaaatttataataaaggttcacattAGATATAATTATAAGATTGCTTAACTCATTACGGTGAAGTGAAAACatacaaatatatcaaattcaACATATGAGTTGATTGTCTCTCATAATGATTATATTAGCCAGCGATATAATTTGTTTAATGTTAATTCGACTCAATTGCTTTTTAGACGCTGtatgaatttttattattcaattaattcatCCCAAAAAAACACATGATAATTTCATCAAAATTCTTTATATTTGTTccttaattatgttatattatattcatagaTAATGAGTCATGAGCACTAATATATTCATTAAAACATACCGAAGAAGGGGACTcttcaatattaaaaaaatatattggagcattaaatttaaacatctttctttaattttaaaataagagtttatttacaaattttgttGGAGATGTCCTTAtagaatcaaaaatatttttcaaaacttatccaTATCTTAATTTATTAGTGCATATACATACACGCATGAttcatcattatcattattattataaaaatgagGAATTACGTAAATAACATATCGCCTTTTCTTATTCgttatactcccttcgtctcaATATATATGTCTGTTTTGACTTATCATCCAAAAGTAAAACTAGTCTATCTTAAAATataactttctattttctaagATAGTGTTGAAGACCATTATTTTGATACATTGTCTGAATATGAGTTTAAACTCACCTTTAACTAACTTATTAAACTTGTTGTAATAAT
This region includes:
- the LOC108208793 gene encoding uncharacterized protein LOC108208793 isoform X3 → MDKHDDDVGVSRVSESSGNATVLVAGETLDEEKLGCGGDESGELMVGLVGSDVFFDGVSGVGVGGNGELGVQGDGFVDDQGRGDGVEELGEIAGSSGDKVFEGDGVVSEDVVMEEVGIVAKEVVVEENVKVAVSESGLERGEELTEREGVSCESTVPFPCEDSDMHGDAMNCDTKVVEEDVKVVMNEDSKNYGEVTESDRVSCELATLSAHEDSDMHGDAMKSNTKVVEEDVKVVVDEDSKKCGEVTERDCVTCELATLTDLDGSDMHGDAMKCDTKVAKEDVKVVVDEDSLKYVEVTERDGVSCEMAISSAGEDINMHSYVIEEDVKVAANEESLGRGEIVIERDEVSCKLATTSAEEDSSIPREAVNGADEVGAGETLVVTESSSVSTHIAEELDSVVNEDRAEAVKSSVEVLENQLMKPVIGVLGDEASDAHVLYDIVSSDKSVGTAKRTGLIEGVIEEDMKVPGSESGLKRDEEVTVRGDVSSVLATPSACEDGHMHGDAMDSDTKVAEEDVEVVTNENSRKCEEVTERNAGSCKLTVTSSCENTDIQVDTMNCSSKVIDENPKIAPIENAFGRGENVIDRDDVSWGLESGIHAVAENGTDEVSAGDKLLVTGSYNADTSGAAETLTSVANEDGAEEAVKPLGKALENQMMPNIGLLGNEATDAHVLDDMDTSDRSGETAMRTGLIEGEFDIDEGTQTSIDLVSTIERSGIVAGVTEAIDDKILNSDGDVKFGDHKFLTTASEEILVENAECRREKELKAEPLHGSSRSDIAVCSDPESDTGKNVEQFDILGTNVSGDGFKEAIDSKENGSVADASNHTLSGCIEGVMAGNNSEIDVGIHTYPISSSQENHDTEATMMSINVADSNMEVSTTAMDAIFGSEDIRGLKFDPSRKDGDVPINEEKINKHVTDCIDSGVQETEGDSDLPIPKFLDATSTGNFVEGTSGQDHILEVEEEYNDENQADASKMEETDGLDKAMDFEQSDAFDEKFPEQMSPGDGSLFSDCHSHYLLPPENEGEFSASDLVWGKVRSHPWWPGQICNPSDASEKAMKHHKKDCFLVSYFGDRTFAWNDASWLRPFRTHFSLIKEQSNSEAFQHAVSCALAEVSRRVELGLACSCIPKKSLAGIESQSLENAGIHQEAAIRYGVDESSAASCFEPKELLEHIRSLAVLPAAGSDVLLQLVISKAQLSAFSRFKGQCPLPEFQSYGGLLEKDANTDGIQQHVNQIISENNFSSKRSHDFVDSLPPRKKERSMSDLIEDKPHSSDVDDEFNSNITDKSFATSAGIKRKAQNSLTEGSDKRQSYYAAKVSTTASQSPKPSFKIGECIRRAASQLTASPSLVKSNSEKFLKVDDSVGQHLGLDDTSQIPVNSQKERTMLSPEHSSLAETLSQLHLAAQDPIKGYSFLKNITTFFTGFRHSVASGQNSRMRNLSTGRGGRKKKAPQSILNSPEEFEFDDVNDSYWTDRIVQNYGEDELLNNAQNGEADYQLLLHQADKPVKSSRRSRKQFSNGEHLVVAEEPIAEQIDKKQDCSPTELILNFSEGHSLPTELNLNKILRRFGPLRECETEVDRETRRARVVYKRSSDAEVALSSAGNFNIFGPMHVKYELSYVPSAPYKPLPVAALEGELNASSFI